A segment of the Drosophila pseudoobscura strain MV-25-SWS-2005 unplaced genomic scaffold, UCI_Dpse_MV25 Unplacedtig00000002, whole genome shotgun sequence genome:
AGTAGGTGCCAAAGGTGTGTATCTtcttatttctatttatttccgaatctatttttttttttattttccgttttattttgttcgtTTTGTATGTCATTTGTTTCAATattatttgttgctttttttttgtattgctTTTTTGTTGCGCTTTCTGTTAACTGTTTTTCATTTTGAATCTTTCCCTTGGAGCCCCAGAACTCTTACCAGCACACGCCTTCAAATGGGGCTTTAAATCAAAAGGACATAAAGCAATGCCTTACAATTTCGAGTTACAACAACATCAATTTCGCGTGCATGATGTAAAAATGAATGCTCGAATTCCGCTGATAAAGGTTTcttcattgttgttgttgttgttgttggactTCTCCCTGCCAATcgctgaaattaaattaatagaaataACTATCTTCTGGGGGCTTCTGGGCCTCCCGGCTAATAACGATGCTTTATTTTTTAACACGCGCTTGTCCTTTGCTGGTGGAAGAGAACATATTTCTATCCCCTTTCCACACGCTTTAGTTTGGTTACTTTCTTTTTTGGGGTGGTGTTCTGTTTAATCTTTAACTGCTTCCTTCTTTTGCCAACTGTTCAtctttttgtgttgtgttgcgttgcgttgcgttgtgttgtgttgctgCCTTGTGGCCGATCTGAAACTGTGACGTTATGCTGTAATGTAATGAATGtggtacggtacggtacggtgcGCACTCTTCAGTGCGGTGGATCTGGATCCCGGTAGAGATCCGCATGTGGGAAGACCGATCTCTGATCGTCGAGAGTATAAATGTTTAATGCTGTCCCTAAGCCATGTCCAATGTTTTGGTAGCCTCGTCTCTGATAGCCTTTTAAGCCACAAAAGCCACAGGATCCTAATCGAAGGTATTTCTTTCGCTCAATTGCAGGAAGAGGTCAAGCCGCCGCCGAAGCCCGCGAAGACGCCGCGCAAGCGCCAGCCGAAGAAAACGCTGATAGCGACCAGCAGCGACTACAGCAACGTGCGCAGTCCCCAGGAGCCGCAGCACcatcagctccagcagcagcagcagcagcacagccagcagcaacaacagcagcaacagcagaacacGTACTACGAATTCAACAAGTGGAATGCACCGCTTAAGACGGAGAACAATGCGGCCTCTGTGTCGCCGGCGGCCACCATCAACATACCCACATATCCCcagcagacgcagcagcagcaacagcagcaccaaagccagcagcagcagcagcacctgccGCAGCCGGCCCATCTGCAGTCCTCGCAGGCACAATCACATCTCACCAGCTGGCGCAATATTATCCAGCCTTCCCCCAGCCCATTGCCTCGCAGTACACGGCgtgcatgcagcagcagcagcaacagcaacagcagcaacaacagcagcagcagcagcaagcatatacgcaacagcagcagcaccaacaggcctacacgcagcagcagcaacagcagcagcagcagcaacagcaccagaaccagcagcagcaggagaagatCGAGGCTGCCCAGCAGGAGGACGATGCTGCGGCAGCCGCTGCGGCGGCTGTTGCGGACGCAAGCAATAAGGTGATCGTGCCGAACAttgaggaggagctggactTCCTCGCAGAGACGCCAGCAGTGCCCCCAAGCAGGGATACGCCAACTCGTCGTCCAGCAATGGCCGCGGCACCACTCATCCACGAACAACACCAACTTTGGCATACGCAATCCAACAAGACCCCATCGCCAGAGCCGACACCCTGCCCGTCGAATGGGGCATGGCCACACCCATCGGGCGGCCCGACCTCCAGCCCACCCGTCACGGGCCACGGCGCCTCGGTGCCGTATAGACCAGTTCAATCGCTCCCGAAAGCCGGTCAAGCGTGGGCACGCTGATTGGCGAGAAGAAGACGCAGTTTATGGACGCTATCTAAGTTCTTGCAGGGCGAACGGGACGACGACCCGCCACCGGTGGTTGAAGCCATCGCGCAAGCTGAATTATCCGCGAGCGCCGTTAAGCGTAAGGGCAAGGGCGGCCAAGGGGGGCGGCAGCGAAGAGGCTTCTACGTCGCAGACAGCGGTTGGGGCTGGTGGTCCTGGAGACAACCAGACAGGACAGGAAGGACTCCGCCGGACTAGTCGGCGACGACGGGCATCGCCATCAAATACTCTCCCAGACCCAAATACTGCCCAAGAAGCGGCCGCATGCACAAATGGTGgctgcggcagcagctgccgagTCCACGCCATCCTCCGTCATTCAGCAGCCTGCCGATCAGACCTCCCTTCCGGCCATACgcccagaagcagcagcaacaacagcagcaacagcagcagtcgatGGGTACACAGCATTTCGTGCAAGCAGCATTGCGCCCAGTTGGGAGCGGGCGCTGGGGTCGGCGTAGTCGTTGGCGGCAGTCAAGGTATGTTACTTGACCCAACAGCATAGTTCCAATAAGCACTCCACTATCGCTAATTCCACGCCatgcaacaactacaacaacaacaaccaccaccaacaaTCACGTCAGCCAACGCCAACGCGAGCGCGGCATCCATCGCGACTCTCCAACGCCGGCGTCCACCGCCCGCAgccgtcgctgccgctgccgcccgCCGCACCAGCGCCGAATCCTCAATCATTTTATCAATACTGCTGTGGCCATGGCAGCACTAGCCGCAGCACCGaacaccgcaccgcaccacacGACACGACAATAGACAacacgacaacaacaacaaccgacGACAGATGACTGGCGATAGGGATCCAGACGTGAACAAAGGACATGGACGCTGTgtatatgtaaaaaaaaacataaaacaaaaaagtaaaagaacaaaaaaaaaggaataagccttttaaattgttaaaagaaaagaaagaaaaaaacaaaagaaaggagAATCGCATGAACAAAAGTAAACAAGTATTTTGAGGATGAAATCGAGATGaacaaatattattaatttacaaaaacccaaataaactgtgtattttattatttacattgTAAGCCACGACCAACGACCGATTGCACAAAAGATCAGGCAGAGATCGGGAGAGAGCATAGGTCGAGTGCTGTCCTCTATTCAGGTGCAGGTGCTGGTGCAAGGTGCAGGTGCAAGGTGCGAGGTGCAAAGTTATAGGTGCGCCGGCGACTGCTCTTTTGGGCTGTTGGGATAACTGTggtgttgtcgtcgtcgttgttgtggttgttgttgttgtcgttccGTTCGTGTTGTGGATGCACTCGCCCCCGAAAGGCGTCACTCCTCTTTCCCTGATCAATGTTGCTAACCGAACTTTTGTGCTCTTCACAGACCCCTTGAATGTGCCTGCGCGTCGCGAGCAATGCTCCCGCAAGGCTAAGCAAAGCACTATGCACGCTCTTCTGTTGAATTCCACTGCCGCCGCAGGGGAGAACAGTGCGTGGGCGAGCCGGAGGCCGAGTTCACCGACTCGGACACGGATCCTGTCTGGACTCCACAAGAGGATGATGTAAGTGTTATTTGTGTGGTCCGTTAGTGTTCGCCTCGTCACCGCTTGTaacccacccacccatccatccactaTGTACGCAGAGCGATGACGCCGGCAAGGGCTATGGGAAGCGCAAGATAGCGCGACGCTCCAAAGGGACGCCTCGCAAGAACACCTATGAGAATCCATCCCAGATGCAGccacaacaccagcaacaacatcagcagcaacagcagcagcacaaccaacaactgcagcagatGCAACAGGtgtcccagcagcagcagcaggtgcagcaAATGCCAGCCGCTGGTGATGGCTACAATCCACAGCAGGATATGTCCGGAGTGGGAGACGTGGGCTATGGCAGTGCTGCAGCGGGTACGGCAGCCACAGCGGAGAACTTTAAAGTAGGTTGCACTCCCAGCCAGAGACTGGGGACTCTTCATTTATCTTCTTTTATTTATAGACGGGCGATTTTATCGTGCTGCGTTCGGATCTTGTGAACGACTGGCCCACCATTTGGCAGGTGGACTCCAAGTGCATATTGCAAAAATATGAGCCCTTCCGCCAGAACGGAAAGACCTTCTATCGCAACATGTCGAAGGTAAGGTTAAGGTCACATTCTCGATTCTTTTTATAACGTGACTTAACTTTGTTTGAACTTGCAACTAGTATGCCTCATGGAATctcgaaacaaaaaaactctACCTCAAAGCACCAGTGCGCATGCAGGTACATTCCCACACAGAGACGATTGTGGAGTTCATGCGATCCGAGCTGCTGGCCGACGACACCGAGCAGTTTATCGAGAAGATTATGGAGGATTATTTGTCGTACAGGGATAACTTTGAGATCTACATTCAGACCATGATCTCACAGGCGCTCGATCCGAGTTTCTTCTCAGAAATCACACGGGAAAAGGGTAAGACGTGGATGTGGCTCTTGTTTGGCGTTAATACTGAATTTTATTATCTCATTTCTTGCAGACGACTACTTCCTGGGCAGCGTGCGTGTTGTGGATACCATCATGGAGAATTGCAAACATAAGCTGCTGGCCATCACGCCGTGGACACGTAGCACCATCCTGTCTATTGAGACCTGGCCCAAGTGCCACGTCTTTTCCGAGTGGGAGCAAAACAATCTGACTCAGAAAAACTGCGCCGGCTGCCGACAGCCGGGCATCGCAGTGCGCTTCCTTCTATTCGGGGAGCCCTACAATCCCAACACCATGCAAACCATCCCTGTCGATCCTCGTATTGCCTACGAGAAGGTAAGAATGCCCCCAGTCGCTGTTATCCAGTGGCGTGAGTGACCTCTGGCtatatctctccctctcttctcGTATAGGACATTGTTCTTTGTCGCATTTGTGCCGCGCGTGCGGATCTCTTCCACAAGATTGCGCACGAGAAGTTTAATCTGTTATCAACTGCTCGCAGCGTGTcacggagcagcagcaacaatttccTGGGAAGACCTCCACCGAAATATTAAACGATCTGCTGGCTGCGCATAATTGGATCGATGAGGCATGTCCGATTGCAGAACAATGCTATGCTAACAATCCTATTTAATTGATCCTTTTCTTCATTGCAGCTGTTCCGCAACATGCGCAACTGCTGGGCGGAGGTGGAGAGCCTGGAGCGACAGAACCGCTTCCGGGAGTCGATGCAGTAGAGTAGGCAGGCCATTACATTACAGTCCAAGGTCTTGGCTGCATATCTGAGTGCTGGACATTCGTCGCTGCAATAAACTCAATGAGTTGTTAGTTTGATTAGAGAGTAGATCATAGCATACGAGTAGAACCTGGTTTAACTTGACGATTGGCAGTAACTGTAGGCCTTATAATTACggataatttaaattttttttttattttatagaatAAGCATTCAAAATGTAGCTACATTTAGCTATAGATTCATAGATCCACGATTACTAATTTACATACGAATATCAAAAGCCACCTTAGGTAAACACCCTCTCAGTAATTGAGCTACAACTTTTTACTTATTATCATAGCTCGCAAATAACTGTGGACACTTTCGGCGTGTCTGATAAAAACCTCTCATTGACGGACACATTGAGAAAATGCACTGAAAAGACCCGATCAAATCTGTTTTTGCTCAACTCGCTCTTCGCTCAAGAAAAGACCGATTTTTTCACTTCTCTTTTGTTCCTGTTCTTTACTGAGCATCTTGCCGCGAGCAAACGAACAAAGTGTcttttgcgtatgtatgcgTGCTTGTACGTGTGAAGCTTATGGCAACTATCAATTTTTGTGAATTCTATACGGTTTGACTATTGGAGCTTAAAATGAATCGtgaaaagcaaaacgaaaatgttcgtttgccaattttgcaaagaaatatacatattacaatACAATAGCCCAAAAGATGCGGAAAACATGAATAATTAAACATATAcacgaaaaaactaaaaacacttTACTCAGACACTTTTTTTGGTTCTGCTCATCTAAAGACACTTTTGCTGTGAGCGCTTGACCAAAGTGTCTCTCTAAGTTGTTATTGTGAGACACGATCGCGTGTCGGGCTCACCCGAAAACCCGAAACACATAACAcaagcgaagagacaaaaGTGTTCTGCTCAGTGAGAGACCGTGTCTTCGTGgtctttttcggttttgtcaGTGACGAGACAGCAAAGGGAAAAAGTGTTGACCGTCGTTTGCGAGCTATGCTTATTATTTTCCTCCAACTTATGGATGTTATGATGATTGCTACGCATGTAACGAATGTCCAACGAACCAGTTGAAACGAAcccctttcctttccttttcaatttcattatAAGATTGtgtaaatacgagtatagtaTGTttagtatgtatattttgtattagcTATACAATGCATATAGCACAGAAAAGCCATGCAGCCGTGCAGATAATTTAGTTGTCATCCGTTTTGTTAGtgcatttttgtatttgttctTGAACTTGTCTTATTTATTAAGACTCTTTAACCCTGCCCTGAATAAAACCCAGAGTAATATCAtttatacgtacatacacaTTAGAATGTGGTATTGTGGGTCACGTAACACGTAGCTGTTAAACCTTAAGCCAGCTGTAAATGTAACCCCTCCTCCATCTGACATTTGACAGAATCTCAAATCGCGTATAGTCACAGATCATGATTCACAATTCGGTCTAAGAACTAATCCATGTGAAAGTCTATATAATAACATATGTAATTGTTTATTTAagagcatacatacatacatacatatatacacacacacaataataCCTAATACTGTTAACAGATATCATCATCACGAGTCGAATCGAATTGATAAAGCGGTGGGGTCATGTCGTACTTTAGCAGATCCCGGACGACATCGGTCATACGCCTCTTGAAAATTGGCAATGTGCGTTCGTTGAGCATGTCAAACTCTTCCACTAGTTCGCGGCACTTGGGGGCGTCGGTGGCCGATGCAGACAGATCCTGAATGGCCTCGGAGACTTCATCAATGTTGACCACTTCGTTGGCATTGGATATGAAGAAGGGCAAGGAAAACGCGGCCATTATCAGGCCAAATACACCAAAGAGCTGCAATTGACGGTCGAAGACGGTGCGCGGATAGATATCGTCTGCATTCAGATCGCAGGAGCCCAGTTTCCGGCTCAACGTGTCGTAGTAAATGTTCAGAAAGGCTGGTAGGTGCTCATCCCTCAGCTGCTTCTCTGTGCAGGCGAATAGGTAGTGAACAAGGTCTAGAACAGGTGGGGCAAAACGAGACATTTGGAAATCGATCAGCTTGGCTTCAACCGCCAGATCAGAGTGAGTCTGTGGAGAAGATGGGACTACTTATAGACTCGGCTTACGACTGAGATCGAAAATTGCGCGCTAACCTCGTGCCTATACAGAATATTGTTGTTCCAGAAGTCGCCATGACAGATGACCGCGTGAGGCGACTGCGATGCGCCGTCCACACAGTAGAGTGTTAGGGCCTTTAGATTCCTCTCACAGCGTTCCAGCACCTCCATCATAGGCGTTGTGTCGTCGTCCCGCGCTTCGTCCTGCTCCAGCATGAGTCGAGTGCGCCTCAGCATTGCCTTGCCAAATTCGATAGTCACCGTCTCAATGTTCGCCGTGAATAGGTTGTCCTGCCGCACATGATCCACCAGTTCTCTGAACTTTACCTGATTGCGTTGCTGTAGGATAAAGGAGCACGCATGCAGCTCGGCCACCGCCTTGAGGGTGGACACCACAATGTCGTAGGTGGGCATAGAGCTGCGTGGGTTTGTCTGAAAACCGTTTTGGGACAGGTCCTCGAAGATCAGGAACTCGTCGGGCGCCTGCAATCCGGATGCCAGCAATTCAGGTGCCACTGTGAAGGCACTATGGTCGTCCGCTAATTCGCGGTATGTGTGGAACACGTTCTGGTACATGAACACTTCTCGGGCGTAATAGTCGACTACGTGCATGTGTTGTCGTCTTGCCTCGTTCTTGGGCGCCATTTTGACCACTACCCTCTTCGCCTTGGACTCTGTTGGCCAACTCACGAGCAGGACCTGTCCGTAGGCATTCTCTCCGACGCCCGCTATTGGCTGCGCGACTAGCGACACATCTTGGCGTTGATATAGGGCCAAAAGAGCATTGCTCACAGCGCTTGACAGCTCACAATCACTCTCAGTCatgcttttgtttctgttAGACTCTGAAGCTTCTTCGTCACCGCCGAATGAATCTATCTTTCCGACTGGCCCTGTTGCAGCTCTCGTTCCGGGTTTTATAGTTGGCTGGCTCTGTGGGAAAAGCTCTCGGTGATAGTTACCTGCTGCATCGTGGGTGGTGCGAGAGAGTCGGTCGTATCGCCGTGTGAAGTCGGAGGGGATGGCGATCCTGTAGCGGCGCTCAGGATTTCAGCCTCTCCGAGCCATCAATCCAAACAAAATTCTTATGATCTGAAAGCATTGTAGCAGTTCGCGGTGCGCGGGGACTCCCCGCCCTGCCAGCTCACGTGATTATCGTTTATATATCTGCTATGATGGGCACTCGGGTCCTACCTGAAGGCGCCTCACACTCCGAGTTTCCGCCTCAGTTGGTCCTCAGTTAGTATTAGTTTCGGGTGATGTGTCGTTGCCCTGGCTCAAGGTCACTTCCAACGGCCTGTATGCATGTGCACTCACATACACTCGTACACACACTCAACGAGTTAGAAGAGCattccataaaaaaaaaataaaaaaaatagcaaaaactTGAACGCTCGTCATACCAATTTCTGGGGGGAAGCATTACTATGACCAGGTAGGTTTCTAAGCAATCGGACGATGAACTTGACACACGAATGTGCACTCTCTTCTCCGAATAGCTCGCCAAATGTACGATCGAAGCTGAGAGGGACGGACTCCCTCCCGCGACCGACTCGAGGCTTTAGCTTGAGAGGGAGATAGATAGGAAGCGAAAGCTTTCGCTTGGTTAAAGGTTTAGCTTTCATTGCCATTGAATAGGTACGGTGGCGCACCGGAGGTCGTTGAACCTACGACACAATTACGAAAGCAATGCGTGTTGCCCAACTGCCCGAGAGACCCAAAATATAGTTTCGCTTTCTGATACCGCCCACTGGCTGGGTATGCTCGATTCCTGTAAGTGTATGCCACAACCGGAAGGAAGTACCTAATGAATTAATTAGGTAGCCGTGTGTATagtttttacattttacatttcACATCTGTAtcgttaaatatttatttataaaaaaaagtatacataacaacaaaaatgtacattCTCCATATTTTACCCCctatttgtttgatttcaatttttgtatttgtatttattttaaaatatgtttCGATCAGTTAAAACCGTAGACAGTGTGGTAGCTATACTAATTTGTGCCTTAAATATGTTGttattacatatgtacatacatgcatataccTACAAGGATACGAAATTATCATAGGAATAAGAGTTCTAGTTAGATGGGGATACGATACTCCACTGATAGATCGATGGGAACCAGATTTCCACAATGTAAAAACACTCAGAATCTCGAAGTAGATTTGTCTTAAATGAGGTATTCCAGCTGTCCCACAAGCTGGGCGCCTTCGATTGATCCGCTTAAATATATAAGTATGAACGACTATTTTTGCCCATCAACCGGTTCTGTGAAAGGACAAT
Coding sequences within it:
- the LOC117185406 gene encoding uncharacterized protein; the protein is MTESDCELSSAVSNALLALYQRQDVSLVAQPIAGVGENAYGQVLLVSWPTESKAKRVVVKMAPKNEARRQHMHVVDYYAREVFMYQNVFHTYRELADDHSAFTVAPELLASGLQAPDEFLIFEDLSQNGFQTNPRSSMPTYDIVVSTLKAVAELHACSFILQQRNQVKFRELVDHVRQDNLFTANIETVTIEFGKAMLRRTRLMLEQDEARDDDTTPMMEVLERCERNLKALTLYCVDGASQSPHAVICHGDFWNNNILYRHETHSDLAVEAKLIDFQMSRFAPPVLDLVHYLFACTEKQLRDEHLPAFLNIYYDTLSRKLGSCDLNADDIYPRTVFDRQLQLFGVFGLIMAAFSLPFFISNANEVVNIDEVSEAIQDLSASATDAPKCRELVEEFDMLNERTLPIFKRRMTDVVRDLLKYDMTPPLYQFDSTRDDDIC